One part of the Salvelinus fontinalis isolate EN_2023a chromosome 4, ASM2944872v1, whole genome shotgun sequence genome encodes these proteins:
- the LOC129854339 gene encoding zinc finger protein SNAI2-like translates to MIKMPRSFLVKKHLTNKKPNYGILDSKADALHTSLVQLEVPCYIPSTPQPLEGWLPGPSLIPTPVSMHSPKVDRLPSRNTSLSLHSSTQQITYPLSVSHNNPLRDSQSGLKSLGTMEPQTFLLSQDFRHLEERGSMPNPLLGLVHSGVSQERFECFDCHKAYFTFSGLAKHRQLHCEWQCHKYFCCKYCDKEYVSLGALKMHIRTHTLPCVCKLCGKAFSRPWLLQGHIRTHTGEKPFSCPHCSRAFADRSNLRAHLQTHSDTKKYQCKSCSKTFSRISLLSKHEEAGCSPLS, encoded by the exons ATGATAAAGATGCCAAGGTCTTTTCTGGTGAAGAAACATCTCACTAATAAGAAGCCAAACTATGGAATTCTGGATTCAAAAGCAGACG CTCTCCACACCAGCCTGGTCCAGCTTGAGGTACCCTGTTACATCCCCAGCACTCCTCAGCCCCTGGAGGGTTGGCTGCCAGGGCCAAGTCTCATCCCCACACCAGTCTCCATGCACTCTCCCAAGGTAGACAGGCTGCCTTCAAGGAACACCAGCTTGTCCCTGCATAGCTCAACACAGCAAATCACCTACCCCCTGTCAGTGTCTCACAACAATCCGCTAAGAGACTCACAGTCCGGACTTAAGTCCCTGGGAACCATGGAACCCCAGACCTTCCTGCTCTCACAGGACTTCAGACACCTGGAGGAGAGGGGCAGCATGCCTAACCCCCTCCTGGGCCTTGTCCACTCTGGTGTTAGTCAGGAGCGCTTTGAATGCTTTGACTGCCACAAAGCCTACTTCACCTTCTCTGGGCTGGCCAAGCACAGGCAGTTGCACTGTGAGTGGCAGTGTCACAAGTACTTCTGCTGCAAGTACTGTGACAAGGAGTACGTGAGTCTGGGAGCTCTGAAGATGCACATCcgaacacacacactaccctgcGTCTGCAAACTCTGTGGGAAGGCCTTCTCCAGGCCTTGGCTGCTCCAGGGACACATTCGCACACATACAG GTGAGAAGCCATTCTCCTGCCCGCACTGCAGCCGGGCGTTTGCTGACCGCTCCAACCTCAGAGCACACCTACAGACACACTCTGACACCAAGAAATACCAGTGCAAGAGTTGCTCCAAAACCTTCTCCAGGATATCTCTGCTCTCCAAGCATGAAGAGGCTGGCTGCTCCCCACTGTCCTGA